TTTTGTTCTATTTCCCAAAGATTCAAAGTACATTACCTCCTCCTATCAATTACCATTATTCATTTAGAAATTTTGAAACTAAAATATATATGTTTTGACGTTTAGTCTTTTCAAAAATACTTCCTAAACTCTAATCCTCACAGAATATGAGTTTCTTTAACCTCTTCGCTATGTGTAGCGAAGGAGGGGAGAGGGGCTCCACACTGGAACCACTTTAAATTCAAAACCTTATTTTTAGAAAATTATTATTTCTAAGGACCACATTTAATTCTTTTAACCTCTTCGCTATGTGCAGCGAAGGAAAGAAGAGAGGGCTCCGCCCTGGGTCCATTTTAAATTCAAAGATTATTTTTAAAAAGTCCTCCATTTTAAAGTCTTTATATAATTTTGACCAATGTTTATTTCTTTAGCTCTTCGGTACTTGTACCGAAATAGGAGAGGGCTCCGCCCTGGACCCCATTTAAATTCAAATTTCACTTTATTAGCATTATTAATTCAAAGATCTTTAAACACTGAAATATCTAAACCTTCAAAATTTCTTATAACCTTATCAGCATCTTGCAATATTTGTGCACTACCGACTCCAATTACTTTCATTTTTGCTTTTTTAGCAGCCTGAATCCCTGCAATAGCATCTTCAAAAACCACACATTCTTCAGGTCTTACTTTTAGTTCCTCAGCTGCTTTTAAAAAAATTTCAGGATCGGGTTTTGCATTAATAATCATAGTCCCATCAATTATGACATCAAACTTTTGCTCTAATTTTAACTTTTTTAAAATAATTTTGGTGTTCTTACTTGCAGAGGCTATTGCCATTTTAATGTTGTTTATTCTAAGTTTTTCAATAAAATCCCGTACTCCGGGAAGAATATCATCTTCAGTTAATGCACTTATATATTCTATATAATAATCATTTTTCTTTTCGGCTAACTTTATTTTTTCATCTTGAATTAATTGTAGATTTCCTAATTTTAAAACTATTTCCAAACTTTCTAATCTACTAACTCCTTTTAATCTTTCATTATCTTTTTCTGTGAATTTAATATTTAATTCATCAGCTAATTTTTTCCATGCAAGAAAGTGATATTTTGCTGTGTCAACTATCACTCCGTCTAAGTCGAATATGCATGCTTTTATCAAAAATAATTCCTCCTTGTATAATTTATATATAACTACTTTAGAAATCCCAAAATCATTATTATATGTATATTTTAACGTTGATTCTTTTACAAAATACCTTCCCACTTCTAGTCCTTACTATTTCCTAATTTTTTAACTTTTTTGGTACTTGTAGCCAAGGAAGGGGGAGAGGGCTCCGCCCTGGACCCATTTAAATTCAAAACCTTATTTTTAAAAAGTTATCCATTTTAAAGTCTTTATCTAATTTTGACAAATTGTTTATTTCTTAAGTTATTCGGTACTTATACCGAGAGGGGAGAGGGCTCCGCCCTGGACCCATTTAAATTCAAAACCTTATTTTTAAAAAGTTCTCCATTTTAAAGTCTTTATATAATTTTGACAAATTGTTTATTTCTTAAGTTATTCGGTACTTGTACCGAGAGGGGAGAGGGCTTCGCCCTGGACTCATTTTAAATTCAAAAGTTTGGTTTTAGAAAATTATTACTTTTAAAGTACCTATCTGATCTTCACAAAATATGAATTTCTTTAACTTCAAGCTCTCATTTTCACTTCTTTTATTCCCACAGTGTTTATCTTCTATTATCCTTTAACTGAAACGGCCCGACCTGTTTCAACAAACTGATTTTGGAAAGATAAAAATATTATTATCATAGGTATAGTCATTATTATAGTAGCAGCCATCATATACTGCCAAAAAGTATAATAAGAAGTTTTAAAAAAATTCAGACCTAAAGTCAAAGTATACATTTCCTGCCGTGAGGTTATTATAAGAGGCCATTGAAAATCATTCCAGGCACCCAAAAATGTATATATTCCCAAAGCTCCTATTGCAGGACGTGCATTTGGTAAAACGATCTTAAAAAATGTTCCAAAAGTTCCTGCTCCATCAATTCTCGCTGCCTCTTCCATCTCTTTAGGAAAATTCATAAAAAATTGTCTCATTAAGAATAATCCAAATATATTTGCTAATTTTGGAAAAACCATACCATAGTAGGTGTTTACCAATTCCCAGTTTACCATTAAAGTATATTGGGGTATCATCGTGACTTGTGAAGGAACCATCATAGTTCCTAAAAATAAGGTAAACCAAAGTTCTTTGAAAGGAAATCTTAATCTTGCAAAAGCATAACCTCCAAGTGTTCCTATTAAAATATTTCCTAAGGTTACAAATCCTGCGTAAACTACTGTGTTCAGAAACCATCTGGAATACAAAGGAACAACCTCAAAAACTTTTACATAATTTTCAAATGTCAAAGGAGCATTGAAAGCTTTAGGAGGCCAATTGAAGATTTTTAGGTTGATAGGCCAACTCATTACATCTGTTCCCTTAACGATGCCATCTTCAT
Above is a genomic segment from Petrotoga sp. 9PWA.NaAc.5.4 containing:
- the pgmB gene encoding beta-phosphoglucomutase; amino-acid sequence: MIKACIFDLDGVIVDTAKYHFLAWKKLADELNIKFTEKDNERLKGVSRLESLEIVLKLGNLQLIQDEKIKLAEKKNDYYIEYISALTEDDILPGVRDFIEKLRINNIKMAIASASKNTKIILKKLKLEQKFDVIIDGTMIINAKPDPEIFLKAAEELKVRPEECVVFEDAIAGIQAAKKAKMKVIGVGSAQILQDADKVIRNFEGLDISVFKDL
- a CDS encoding carbohydrate ABC transporter permease; amino-acid sequence: MKEKKWKIARIISYIVLIAYTLISLFPFAWAALVSFVPMTYVDEDGIVKGTDVMSWPINLKIFNWPPKAFNAPLTFENYVKVFEVVPLYSRWFLNTVVYAGFVTLGNILIGTLGGYAFARLRFPFKELWFTLFLGTMMVPSQVTMIPQYTLMVNWELVNTYYGMVFPKLANIFGLFLMRQFFMNFPKEMEEAARIDGAGTFGTFFKIVLPNARPAIGALGIYTFLGAWNDFQWPLIITSRQEMYTLTLGLNFFKTSYYTFWQYMMAATIIMTIPMIIIFLSFQNQFVETGRAVSVKG